Proteins from a single region of Colias croceus chromosome Z, ilColCroc2.1:
- the LOC123705366 gene encoding probable NADH dehydrogenase [ubiquinone] 1 alpha subcomplex subunit 12 gives MVLNYLALDKWARFVKIIVKNGGPIKSLGKLWRHDTLKEGKLVGTDAFGNKYFENTYYMIGRSRWVEYNPMVKWNYDASQVTAEWFGWLHYKTDRLPNEDCAKYCLMSCPWTRCWLLPHEENMTGTEKAFYPYSTTRAHIYVWDGCTAARRGCKTISP, from the exons ATGGTATTAAACTATTTAGCTTTAGACAAATGGGCTCGGTTCGTTAAAATAATAGTCAAGAATGGGGGCCCTATTAAGTCTTTAGGGAAACTATGGAGGCACGATACACTGAAA gAAGGCAAGCTGGTGGGGACAGATGCttttggaaataaatatttcgagAATACGTATTACATGATCGGCAGAAGCCGATGGGTGGAATATAATCCTATGGTCAAGTGGAACTATGATGCTAGTCag gtgACTGCGGAATGGTTCGGATGGTTGCACTACAAAACAGACCGGCTGCCTAACGAGGACTGCGCTAAATACTGCCTCATGAGCTGCCCCTGGACTCGATGCTGGTTGCTGCCTCACGAGGAGAACATGACGGGCACAGAGAAGGCATTCTACCCGTATAGTACTACAAGAGCGCATATCTATGTTTGGGATg gttGCACAGCTGCAAGACGCGGTTGTAAAACTATTTCTCcgtga